CTTCTTCAACGTGTTCTGCGAGGACCCCCCGCTCTGCATGTTCGCCGCCAACCTGCGGCCCGACGGCCGGGTCAAGGATACCGTTATCAACATCCGGCGTACCGGCGAGTTCGTGGTCAACATGACCGACGAGGCGCTGGCGCACGCGATGCACGAGAGCAGCGGCGACTTCCCGCCCGATATCGGCGAGCCGGACTATCTGAACCTCAAGGTGGCGCCGTCGACGAAAATCGCGGCGCCGCGGCTGGCCGATGCGCCATTTTCGATGGAATGCAAGACCTGGAAGGAAATCGACGTCAACGGCGATCGCTTGCTGGTGATGGGCGAAGGCATCCACTTCCATATCCGCGACGACCTCTGGGACCACGCCGCGATGCGCGTGCACATGGAGCGCTATCACCCGATCGGCCGCATGTTCGCCGATCGTTACTGCCGGACGGATGACCGCGTGGTGTTTCCACCTGCCGAGGGGGCGAAGACTACCGCCTAATTCGTAGTTCGTAGGGTGGGCAAAGCGAAGCGTGCCCACCATTCCAACCACGGATTTAAGTGGTGGGCACGGCGCAAGAGCGCCTTTGCCCACCCTACGAATTTCCGGCCGGCCGGTGCGCGCGCAGGAACGAACGGATCTGGCGCACCGCGAGCGGCACGCGCTCTTTCGGCTCCTTCCACGGAAATAGACTGACTTCCGCATTCGGCGCCAGCATCGCGCTTTCCATGGCGACCGCGTAAGGATGCGCCGGGATATCATCGGGCAGGATCAACACCGGCGTCTGGCACTGGCGGACGAAATCACGGGTCACGGTGAAGACGAAATCCGGATTGGTGCGATACATTCGCGTCAGGAATTTCTCAGCCTGCTCCATCGTGATGTCGGGCCGGCGTTTTGTCAGTTCCGGCGCCCAGCCCTTCATGTTGTTGTCGTAGAACCAGTCGCGCATGTCCGGACGCGATCCCGAAGGCATCGCCAGCACGCCCGCGACGACACGATCCGGCGCACGCTTGATCAGATTCCAGATCAGGGGACCGCCGATGCAAAAACCCAGCACCATGAATTTATCGATGCCGAGGTGATCCATCAGCGCGAGCTGGTCGTCGGTGTGGGAATCCCAGGGACGGTCGATCTCGAGCGGGCCTGACGACTGGCCGGGCGGGGCATTCCGCAGGTCGAAGGCGATGCAGCGATATTCGTTGCCGAACTCCTTCATCGCGTTGAAGGGCGGATAATCGCCGGTGATCCCTGATATGTTCGAGTTCAATCCGCCACCGGCGATCAGGAGCAGCGGGAAGCCGGAGCCGGCTTCCTCATAATGGATACGAACGGCGTCCTTTTCGAAAAAGCTCATGGCGGCTTCCCCCTGCCCGATCCGTTACGCCAACACGCCAACGCACGTCACGTATTGGCGGGCTCGCCGATCTTGTCCTGCGTCTTTGTATCGAAATCGCTCGCCTCGTGCCGCTCGTGCAACTGGCTCGCCGGATCGCCCGAGATACGGTTGACCATGCGCCCGCGCTTTACCGCCGGGCGTTTTGCGATCGCGTCAGTCCAGCGCTGCACGTTCTTGTATTCGTGCACCGACAGGAATTCGCCGGCGCCATAGACCAGGCCCTTGGCCAGCGCGCCGTACCACGGCCAGGTCGCCATGTCGGCGATCGTGTACTCGCTGCCGGCGAGATATTCATTGTCGGCGAGACGGCGGTCGAGCACGTCGAGTTGACGCTTCACCTCCATGGCGTAGCGGTCGATGGCGTATTCGATCTTGGTCGGCGCGTAGGCGTAGAAATGGCCAAAGCCGCCGCCGAGAAACGGCGCGCTGCCCATCTGCCAGAACAGCCATGACAGGCATTCCGCCCGCGCCTGGCCGCTGGACGGCAGAAAGGCTCCGAACTTTTCGGCAAGATGCACCAGGATCGCACCGGATTCGAACAGCCGGATTGGCGTCGGCCCACTGCGGTCCATCAGCGCGGGGATTTTCGAATTCGGATTGACCGCGACAAAGCCGCTGCCGAACTGGTTGCCGTCGATCCTGATCAGCCACGCATCGTATTCCGCGCCGCTGTGGCCAGCGGCCAGAAGCTCCTCGAACATCACGGTGACCTTGACGCCGTTCGGCGTCGCCAGCGAATAGAGCTGGAATGGATGGCGGCCGACCGGCAGTTCGGCCTCATGCGTGGGCCCTGCGATCGGACGATTGATGCTGGCAAAGCGGCCGCCGCTTTCCTTGTTCCAGGTCCAGACTTTCGGAGGGACGTAAGCGGTGGGGTCGGTGACGGTGTCGTTCATTCGTTTTGGCTCCAGGCTTCTTTCGGCCGTGTGATGGTGGCGATCTGCCGCGCGGCGGAAATAACAATATTGCGTCTGGTATACCTTGGGGCTGCCGCCGCCAACCGCAAGGTGCAGCATGGCGATGCCCAACAATTCCCGTGGCGGTCCGCGCCGGGTCCATGTTACGGTTTCGGATCGGCACCGCAAGATAAACAAAAATGCGGGCCCATCAGGGGAGGAATGCACCATGCTGCAAGGCAAGTGGTTGACCGCGTTCTTTGGGATTGTGCTCGCGATCGCCTGTGGCGGTCACGCTTGGGCGCAAGGGACCATCAAGGTCGCCTACACCGATCCGCTTTCAGGACCTTTCGCGCAAGTCGGCGATGCCAACCTGAAGCAGATGCAGTACATCATCGATTACATCAATTCGAAGGGCGGCGCGCTCGGCAAGAAGTTCGAACTGGTTCCGTTCGACAACAAGTCGCAGCCGTCGGACGCGCTGATCGCGCTCAAGAGTGCGACCGACCAGAACATGCCCTTCATCATGCAGTGCAGCGGCTCCAACATCGCCGCCGCCCTGATCGACGGCGTCAACAAGCACAACGACCGCAACCCGGATAACCGCATCATCTATCTGAATTGCGGCGCGGTGGCCACCGAGCTTACCAACGAGCAGTGCAGCTTCTGGCACTTCCGCTTCGACCTGCACGTCGGCATGAAGGCCGAGGTGATGGTTCGCTCGCTGCCCAAGGAAGTAAAGAAGGTCTATCTGATCAACCAGGACTACCTGTTCGGCCAGTCGGTGCAGCGCGAGGTGAAGAATTATCTCGCCAAGCTGCGGCCAGACGTTCAGGTCGTCGGTGACGAGTTGATCCCGCTCGGCAAGGTCAAGGACTTCTCGCCGTATATCACCAAGATCAATGCCTCGGGCGCGCAGGCGCTGCTCACCGGCAACTGGGGCCCGGACATGAACCTGCTGATCAAGGCCGGCGTCGATGCCGGCGCCGATCTGCGCTACTACACCTTCTATGCCCATCTGGCCGGCGGTCCGACCGCGATCGGCGTCGGCGGCGACAACCGCGTGCTGGCCGTGATGTCCTTTGGCGAAAACGTGGCGCCGGAAATCGGCAACAAGGAGGCTGAGGCGTTCGCGCAGGGCTTCCGCGACAAGCACAAGTTCGACTTCTCCGCGGCCGGCTTCCGCACCATCTTCGAATATCTGCAAGGCGCGGTGAACAAGGCGGGCTCGGTCGACCCGACCAAGATCGCACTGGCGATGGAGGACCTCACGGTCAAGGACTTCCTCGGCTTTGATACCAGGATGCGCAAGGAAGACCACCAGATCATCAGCGAGTATTTTGTCGGCACCTTCAAGAAGGGCGTGAAGTACGATGCCGAAGGCACCGGCCTCGGCTGGGCCACGTCGGCGACCATCCTCGCCAAGGATGTCGACCAGCCCAATACCTGCAAGATGAAGCGCCCAAGCGCCTCCTGACCAACATAACAGTCGCCTGCTCTCTCAAACGGGAAGCAGGCGTCGCGCTCTGCGGTGGTCCGGTGCCATGGAAGTCTTTGTCGTCTCCCTTCTGAATGGCCTCGTCTACGGCATGCTGTTGTTCATGCTGGCGAGCGGGCTCACACTCATTCTCAGCATGATGGGCGTGCTCAACTTCGCCCATGCCAGCGCCTACATGCTGGGTGCCTATTTCGCCTACACCATCAGCGTCTATATCGGCTTCTGGCCGGCCTTGATCATCGCTCCGCTGCTCTGCGGGCTGATTGGCGCGGCCATCGAGATGTGGGGGCTGCGGCGCGTTCATCGCAACGGCCACATCGCCGAACTGCTGTTCACGTTCGGCCTTGCCCTGATCATCGAAAAGGTC
This portion of the Bradyrhizobium sp. AZCC 2262 genome encodes:
- a CDS encoding alpha/beta fold hydrolase, giving the protein MSFFEKDAVRIHYEEAGSGFPLLLIAGGGLNSNISGITGDYPPFNAMKEFGNEYRCIAFDLRNAPPGQSSGPLEIDRPWDSHTDDQLALMDHLGIDKFMVLGFCIGGPLIWNLIKRAPDRVVAGVLAMPSGSRPDMRDWFYDNNMKGWAPELTKRRPDITMEQAEKFLTRMYRTNPDFVFTVTRDFVRQCQTPVLILPDDIPAHPYAVAMESAMLAPNAEVSLFPWKEPKERVPLAVRQIRSFLRAHRPAGNS
- a CDS encoding flavin reductase family protein, translating into MQYNPSDLKPRERYKVLTSFVLPRPIAWVTTMGATGVVNAAPFSFFNVFCEDPPLCMFAANLRPDGRVKDTVINIRRTGEFVVNMTDEALAHAMHESSGDFPPDIGEPDYLNLKVAPSTKIAAPRLADAPFSMECKTWKEIDVNGDRLLVMGEGIHFHIRDDLWDHAAMRVHMERYHPIGRMFADRYCRTDDRVVFPPAEGAKTTA
- a CDS encoding branched-chain amino acid ABC transporter substrate-binding protein codes for the protein MLQGKWLTAFFGIVLAIACGGHAWAQGTIKVAYTDPLSGPFAQVGDANLKQMQYIIDYINSKGGALGKKFELVPFDNKSQPSDALIALKSATDQNMPFIMQCSGSNIAAALIDGVNKHNDRNPDNRIIYLNCGAVATELTNEQCSFWHFRFDLHVGMKAEVMVRSLPKEVKKVYLINQDYLFGQSVQREVKNYLAKLRPDVQVVGDELIPLGKVKDFSPYITKINASGAQALLTGNWGPDMNLLIKAGVDAGADLRYYTFYAHLAGGPTAIGVGGDNRVLAVMSFGENVAPEIGNKEAEAFAQGFRDKHKFDFSAAGFRTIFEYLQGAVNKAGSVDPTKIALAMEDLTVKDFLGFDTRMRKEDHQIISEYFVGTFKKGVKYDAEGTGLGWATSATILAKDVDQPNTCKMKRPSAS
- the yghU gene encoding glutathione-dependent disulfide-bond oxidoreductase, producing the protein MNDTVTDPTAYVPPKVWTWNKESGGRFASINRPIAGPTHEAELPVGRHPFQLYSLATPNGVKVTVMFEELLAAGHSGAEYDAWLIRIDGNQFGSGFVAVNPNSKIPALMDRSGPTPIRLFESGAILVHLAEKFGAFLPSSGQARAECLSWLFWQMGSAPFLGGGFGHFYAYAPTKIEYAIDRYAMEVKRQLDVLDRRLADNEYLAGSEYTIADMATWPWYGALAKGLVYGAGEFLSVHEYKNVQRWTDAIAKRPAVKRGRMVNRISGDPASQLHERHEASDFDTKTQDKIGEPANT